In Rosa rugosa chromosome 4, drRosRugo1.1, whole genome shotgun sequence, the genomic stretch tacaaacaaaatatatatatatatatatagataaacACTTTCTGATTCACAGTCATGTTAGACCTCGATAATGATCTTGCAGTCATCGTTTTGAAGCTTGTCAATTAGTATGCAATAATCAACTTGAAGTAAAATGGAAAATTCAGCTTTATCGGCTACCGCTTAGCACGCATTTTTTCAGTCTGGGCTACTGATTTCAGTTCTCAGGTTTCTGTATCGGAAAAAAAATTCCGATACAGAAACCTGAGAACTGAATCGAAGTTTATAGATATATCAACAAAATGAGGATCCCTAGCTAGCCACACATATATAATTGATGTTTCAAATGAGCTCTCACCTGGCTTCGATTAGACTGAAAAGTTGATCTCCAAAACTGAGCTCGAACAATGAAGAATGGAAAAGCCCCCAAAGAACAAAATTCAGAGCCACAAGTAATAATAGAGGGGGACCAACTGTTCAAGCTAGCCGACCTAAAACCCTAATTGACAGAGACTCTCCACCATCCGattcagactctctctctctctctctgaaacggAGACGACTCTCCTTTGTTTTTTCCAATGATTTATCTTCCTTTTTCTGCACCTGAAATGATGAAGGTGGGAGAGGGAAAAAGGAACCTTTGGGTTCAGCTGGTTCGGAATCTCGACACGTGGCAATCGACTGTCATCTGGACCCACCTCCTCTGTTCTTCCCTTTGGGGAATCGTCACGCGGGACCCACGACCTGGAGGACGCGTGATCTGTGATTGGGTGGCAGAGAAAGCGGGCGGGGCGTTCGGTCTTAGCAGCATATATGTCTGTCTGCTGAGGGAAGCATACGGGGCTGTGTTCGGGTGTGTCACGGCGTACTGAAGCCATCACATGGGCCAGTCTGACCAGTCTTTTCAGTTAATCAGGCGCATGTGGCTGGTAAGATAACGGCCAATCAATCACCTCACGTCCTGTAGGAATACTTGCAAGTTGCGAATTATCGGATTCTCTTCTTCCTGCATGAAAAGGTTAAGAGAAGAATatcattctctttttttttttcttttttttttggtcaaaggaATACCATTCTCTTACAACAAGTGAATCTATAAACCAAAATCAAAGTTAATTGCCGATTTGCTAAATTGGTTGATCTACTATTTATCTTAAATTAGCAATTACCTCCGATCACACAATGCAATTGTCGGTGAGCTGTAACCTGTTGGTaagttagagcaactccaacagcttcctcatattttgatttttctctattttagggaaaaataagcatattttgctccaacagattccctataactatcctcattttagggatagtgaggaaagagaaaatcaaattccctaaatttacagcaatctctaaaattttaaggaataattatagagattgctgtaaaatagggaatctgttggagttggagatgaaaaaaatactaaagttttgacttttgcttccctataatagaTCAATTATAGGGCGGAGCTTCTTCCACCCACCTAGGTGGGTGCTCACCTGGGGTCTTCAACGGTGCGTGCAATACACGCGCTATTAGGATATGTTAGGCCAAAAAACGTCTACGTCAGTGAAACTGATTTTACTCCACTCACATGCTTCGCACTCGATATACTAATTTTACTCCACTCACATGCTTTGCACGCGATATACGATGGATataacctaaaaaaaaaaaaatacaaatcaaTCTAATTCTCTCAGCAGCCGCATAAAACTCAAACGAGAAGAGGAGACACAGAATATTGGGAAGGAGAGATCGAATCAGGCTGATTAAGAACACCTTCGGTGCCTTCTGTCGATTCCCCTCTTTCTTAAAGTCGGCTCCGTCCCGGATTCAGGACCTCCCCTTTCCGGCTACTTCGTCATGAGCACCGGGCTAAGGGGCGGTTGAGCAACTCAAGCGAACCGCCTCTCTAGGCTTCGCTATCGCTCATGACTGGTATATGGATCTCTCCTTCCTTTCCTACTGCGAGGTTTAGTGGAGGTTGTTTTTGTGCCAAATTTGGTTCTTGATATTAGTTCAAATACTTGAgcaatctaattttttttgccTTGTCTATTTTTAGATTTGTTCCTCTGTTGTGTGGATACATATGTCTGTTTCTTTGAGTCTTAATCTTCATTGTATTTTCCGGTTAAGACGATTAAATCTGAGTGAGTTCCAGTCGCCGGAATTGTGAAGGATTCCATTGTGGGTTACTGGGTTTCGGGCCATTTGATCTTTGGGGCTGTGCTTTCTGGACCAGAACAATATTAGCAGGTTATTCATCTGTGATTTTTGTATAATCAGTTgtttatgtatatatgtgttcATGCGCATCATATCATTGAATAGTGAATATAGTTTTTCCAGAATTTTTGAACAGGTGATCGGCTTCATGATAGAGGAGCATAATCAGAAGCATTTGGAAGAGCCTAAGCCAGGACCAAGAGGGGTACATTACATTTAGTGGATTCTGTTAATTTGGATGTCGCTTGTTTAGAAACAGAAATTGGGAGGTTGGCCTACACAGTTGATTGCATGGAACTCAAGCTGGAGGAGTTAAGATTACATGTATTTAACTTAGAACGTGCGATGCTTGAAATATTGAATGATGATTGCATTGAGGAAGTTGTTTCTGAGGTTGTGGGAATTGTGAGTTTAAAGGCCAATAAGACTCATAACCTGTTGAGTCAAACCGTTGTTACAACCTTTGTGGAGGAAATGGATGAGGAGTTGCTTGGTGAACATGGGAGAAGCAGTCAAGACCCACTAAAAAAATTGACCAAGTCACCAGTGCTGGATGGCTATGCTGATGAGGGACCCCATGAGGAACTCATACATGAGGAGGTAGCTTCATGAACACTCCCACCCCCTTGATAAACTGATTAATGTACAGAATGCTGAATTCTTTTTAAGCTATTTTTCAACTAAAATTATGTGATACTATTTGTATGTAGAAAATTATATTGTCACCGCAATTATATCAACACCGCTCTAACTTGCAAACTATATTTGTTGGTGAAAACAGCTCAAACCTGACCCTGTGATGAGGGTTAAACAGCAGCCACAAAAGACTCTTCGTTCTCGGAAGCAACAAAGGAGTAAACCCAAAGCCCTAATTTTCTCAATAAGCGGTCTTATCACACTTGAGAATGCACATCTCATGAAATTTTTATTTAGGAAGAATGGCATTGGAGAAGACAAGTGGAGGTAAAAAATTATGCTATTATTTTGTGTAATTACTTATTATTATAATTGTAGGCTCTGATTTATGTTCCTAAGTTATTGTAATTGTAGTTTAGTCTGATATGAACCTAGTTATCTAAAGATTCATGAAATTTTATCCACTGTTGTCAAACTaatattggatttaatagcatAATACTATATCTAAGTTCATCTGTGTATGTTGGAACCCAGTCATGGTATCATACTAAAAGTAGGAGTAGGGGCCTTCAGTTAATCAATACAGGGTCAGATTTATATTCCTAACTAAACACTGTTAAATATTCATGCAGTGAAGTAGTAGCTAGTTATGGTGACTACGCCGTTACTAGAAAGGAATTTCAGTGTCTCTCTCCAGCAACTCCACTATCTTGCAAGGCTAGACTCTCATCTATTTCCCATTGTACATATAATTGATTAGATATTTATTTTCACACTCATTTAATGTCCACTTATTATAACCAGGTCATAAACATATCTACGGCGTATTTGAATGAGCCAGAGTCAGAACATTGGTTTCTCCCTTCCTTTTTTGGGGTATGAACATCCGTTGCCCAAAACATTGCTACAAAATTTGAAATTATTGCATCCACATGGTTTGGCTAACAAATCATTTCATATCGCAGGAACAAGCAAGGGTAAAAGATGAACCATGTAGCTATGCTAAGTGGCTCACATCAACCATTGAGATATGCGGTCTTAAGAGGTTTCATCGCCATCTCCAACAATGCTCCAAGGCAAATTTCTGCAATTATAGTCCCATTATACTTGAAATTTTATTGAATATATATTCTTTACCATATTAAGGACTATGATGCAGATATTCATCCCCTTGCATGACAATATGGAAGAGCACTGGTTTCTGTTGGTCATGCACCTCCCTGAAAAAAATGCAGAGGTGCTGAATAGCTTCCTTGATGCAAGGTCACGTGAGAGGGGAATGGATCATGCAAGAGACGTGGTTAGTTCCACCATAGACAATGCCCCTTTTTATTAATTGCATTCTTTGTCTATGATTATGATGTGATATCAATGTGGGCAGATGACAATGCTGCAGAAGGTATTTGGTACTGAAACAACATGGTCAAACTCCAAATTTTATCATTTTCCATCATTCACTCTTAACATGTCGAACTTTAACCCAACACATGAACAAAAATCTGAGAGTGGGGTATTTGTTATAAGGCACATGCAGTACTACCGTGGCATGTGGTCAACAACGATTAGTATCGCAACTTACCTAACGATTTTTTTGATGCAATAGACCGATTAAATATTTACTTTTTTGTACTTTGGTGTCAGTTTCATTCGGAGGACCAGCGTACTCGATTGGCACTTGAAATTGTTCTTCATCCAAGGAATGAACACCGTACTGTCGAATATTGATTGAAGCAGTAGCAGGAGCTTCGATGCCATATGTGAAGTGCATGGGTGGTTGTGATTATAACAACTCCCCCCTCCCTGACCACAACCCAACAATGCCAATAGGTGAAAGTAAGTTATTCAAAAACATTCCTCTTTCACCAACCGGAAGAAAGTTCCGTAACCACCGTAAGCGGCAAGATCATGTGTCTAAGGACATCTAGGTTATATCTTGGTCTTAACTATTAATGAAATGACAGTTTGAGTAATTTATTGTGAGAGCCCGTACCCAAAACAGGGacgtttttattattttttttgtttggttgtgGTGGTAGTCATATTTTCAGTTTTGGCATCATTTTATCAGTTTATCTAGTGCTACTGTTTTCATAGACTTTGTGGTATCCTTgtgtattatttttgttttcatgaTAAGCTTAGTCTTCgtaatttttgtttgtttgtttggtaGTCATATTTTCAATAAGGATTAGTATGTGCAGCAATTTGTTTGGTTGGTGGTTATTTCTTTGGTGGCGTGTACCAATATACATTGCAACTTTGCAGCAAACCCATTGTCTAACTAAAGTTGACAAATCTTACGCAGCTTATACGAATTGGACCTCCAGAACTTGACCCCTATAAAATAacttgggctaaatactgtttagtaccctgtggtttgtgccaaacatcaattcagtccctcgacttttaatttcatcaaaaacacccctgtattATCAAATCTCGTCAAATAGATCATTCCGTCATTCCTCAGTCAACTGCAGCCGTTAAATCGCTAACATggcatgccacgtcagctcctgTGGGCCCCATCTCTAAGGCAAAGATGGGTATTTTGGTCATGTAGTTATCCAGACCATAATCCCTTCTTCTGGGATCCCCTCGTCTCCTTCATCTGGGTTTTGACTAAAATCAATCAGAGAAAGAAACCCAATTCATATTTCTCCATTTCCGTGTTGCCCAATTCATTTGGGTTTTGACCAAATCAATCAGAGAAAGAAACCCACCACTTGCCGCCACATTTTCCCGGAGAAAGGTTTTATCAAAGTCCAATCTAACTGCTCAGCTTTTTCTGGAACTATTAGCACCAAACCAGACTCGATATATGGCTGAGTGTATTCAACTTTGTCCAAACGGTCTGCTAGGATGGTGATATCACCAATAGCAGCATCAAGAGTCTTCCATTGATATTTTGATGatcaagaaaaacaaacaattttTATCAAAGACCAATCAATtgcaagaaaataataaaaacaagaTTTCAAAATATATGTTAAAGAATTTATCTTTGTTTCAGTCAAAATAAAAATGGGTAGTCTTTGTGAATTAACCAGACAACAAGCTCTATATTTTAGAATCATTAATTACTTTCAACCTTGTACAATAAGAAATGAATCTAATTCATGCTTCCTTTA encodes the following:
- the LOC133744510 gene encoding uncharacterized protein LOC133744510; protein product: MELKLEELRLHVFNLERAMLEILNDDCIEEVVSEVVGIVSLKANKTHNLLSQTVVTTFVEEMDEELLGEHGRSSQDPLKKLTKSPVLDGYADEGPHEELIHEELKPDPVMRVKQQPQKTLRSRKQQRSKPKALIFSISGLITLENAHLMKFLFRKNGIGEDKWSEVVASYGDYAVTRKEFQCLSPATPLSCKARLSSISHCTYN